The Glycine soja cultivar W05 chromosome 3, ASM419377v2, whole genome shotgun sequence genome window below encodes:
- the LOC114405619 gene encoding (+)-neomenthol dehydrogenase-like, whose amino-acid sequence MICTKFSLDFKEGSLETKGWPLAISKAALNAYTRILAKKYPSFCINALCPGYVKTDINCNTGFLTPDEGAEAAVRLALLPDGSPSGHFFFRSEEKPF is encoded by the exons ATGATATGCACCAAATTTTCACTG GATTTTAAAGAGGGTTCACTAGAAACCAAAGGCTGGCCTCTTGCTATCTCAAAAGCTGCTCTGAATGCCTACACAAGGATTCTGGCCAAGAAGTACCCCTCATTCTGCATCAATGCTCTTTGTCCTGGTTATGTTAAAACTGATATTAATTGCAATACTGGTTTTCTTACACCTGATGAAGGTGCTGAAGCTGCAGTGAGATTGGCACTGCTACCTGATGGTAGTCCTTCTGGCCACTTTTTCTTCAGAAGTGAAGAGAAACCATTTTGA